From the Musa acuminata AAA Group cultivar baxijiao chromosome BXJ1-2, Cavendish_Baxijiao_AAA, whole genome shotgun sequence genome, one window contains:
- the LOC135610934 gene encoding protein FAF-like, chloroplastic: MQGSMIEPQSQETDAGGEKEGRKKGTGEAGKHKEGVVTVDGGWWWSPFFPLWRLQESKWDQEASLSLSLSPTTNTTPSLLSLTPSQPASVSSKKHKPAQSIYPILPNSRGKDTLDCECRPFLSVPHSTRRMSVAVMQSSSTTFLLRRSRSLLSQESLEICTENLGSETGSEYFSFMDDLDYCGPLQGFDVEKEEEKKDSEEKHFVVPEAGAEASGVRRHQAKELKSVNYHCYCSIGRRSPLKSFPPPLPSISRRNGPCLHMRPHRRDGRLVVEAVLVPCQNYLHAQRVDGRLLLSFIDATSEDEPGYESETLQSREQQDVDAKDEEVTDITQLEVESEEKNCREEEEEEEEEEVEVVDRGTVVEVKVSRQPQQQSGATKVHRSSLVINKFVGGTPLSDDDSTSNQNKHNRRVASAPSATRASPTATTAAAASTLSAATAGYNEHGHGGPWEHHSPQENKILFTSKRRSRQELLHNMRRCSQLRRPLFIWEPCCIATSS; the protein is encoded by the exons ATGCAGGGGAGTATGATTGAGCCACAAAGCCAAGAGACCGATGCAGGGGGAGAGAAGGAAGGTAGAAAGAAGGGAACAGGTGAAGCTGGAAAGCACAAGGAAGGTGTTGTGACTGTGGATGGGGGGTGGTGGtggagcccctttttccccctatgGAGGCTGCAAGAATCCAAATGGGATCaagaagcctctctctctctctctctctctccaactaCAAATACCACCCCCTCCCTCCTTTCTCTCACTCCTTCTCAGCCTGCCTCTGTCTCTTCCAAGAAGCACAAACCGGCACAATCTATCTATCCCATCCTTCCCAACTCTCGAGGAAAGGATACCTTGGACTGCGAGTGCCGTCCTTTTTTGAG TGTACCACATAGTACAAGGAGGATGTCGGTGGCTGTCATGCAAAGCTCATCGACTACCTTCCTCCTGAGGCGGTCTCGCAGCTTGTTGAGCCAGGAAAGCCTCGAGATCTGCACCGAGAACCTCGGCTCCGAGACGGGCTCCGAATACTTCTCCTTCATGGATGACCTCGACTACTGCGGTCCACTCCAGGGCTTCGACgttgagaaggaagaagagaagaaagatagCGAAGAGAAGCACTTCGTTGTACCGGAAGCTGGAGCCGAGGCGAGCGGAGTGCGGCGGCACCAGGCGAAGGAGCTGAAGTCGGTCAACTACCACTGCTACTGCTCCATTGGCAGGCGGTCGCCACTGAAGTCGTTCCCCCCGCCGCTCCCGTCGATCTCTCGACGCAATGGGCCGTGCCTCCACATGCGGCCTCACCGCCGCGACGGGCGCCTCGTCGTCGAGGCCGTCCTCGTTCCTTGTCAGAACTACCTTCACGCCCAGCGCGTGGACGGCCGCCTCCTGCTCTCCTTCATCGATGCCACGTCCGAAGACGAGCCGGGTTATGAGTCCGAGACCTTACAATCACGCGAACAACAAGATGTTGATGCTAAAGACGAAGAAGTAACCGATATAACGCAATTGGAGGTAGAATCAGAAGAAAAGAACTGccgtgaagaagaggaagaggaagaagaagaggaagtggaAGTGGTAGACAGGGGCACTGTCGTCGAGGTGAAGGTGAGCAGGCAGCCCCAGCAACAGAGTGGCGCCACCAAAGTGCACCGGTCTTCGCTCGTCATCAACAAGTTCGTCGGCGGCACGCCGCTGTCGGACGACGACAGCACAAGCAATCAGAACAAACACAACCGCCGTGTCGCATCAGCTCCGTCAGCCACGCGGGCATCACCGACGGCCACCACAGCGGCGGCGGCGTCCACGCTCAGTGCAGCCACGGCAGGCTACAACGAGCACGGCCACGGCGGGCCATGGGAACACCACTCGCCGCAGGAAAACAAGATCCTATTCACTTCCAAGCGGCGGAGCCGCCAGGAGCTGCTGCAcaacatgaggaggtgcagccagCTACGGAGGCCGCTGTTCATATGGGAGCCCTGTTGCATTGCCACTTCCTCTTAA